In one Lolium rigidum isolate FL_2022 chromosome 3, APGP_CSIRO_Lrig_0.1, whole genome shotgun sequence genomic region, the following are encoded:
- the LOC124698030 gene encoding senescence associated gene 20-like, with amino-acid sequence MMRLLTGADTNAEFTFAPRSVDAFGSTVIAEGGADAGGQLYWVHAWTVGPDGVITQLREYFNTDLTVTRLSAAVATKNASAAVSPSQASSSSTSSAPSSPAPTPKWPKCLWQSHRADSARKSLPGLVLAI; translated from the coding sequence ATGATGCGCCTGCTCACCGGCGCCGACACCAACGCCGAGTTCACCTTCGCCCCGCGCTCCGTCGACGCCTTCGGCTCCACCGTCATCGCCGAGGGAGGCGCCGACGCTGGCGGACAGCTCTACTGGGTGCACGCCTGGACCGTCGGCCCTGATGGGGTGATCACGCAGCTCAGAGAGTACTTCAACACCGACCTCACCGTCACCCGCCTCTCCGCCGCTGTGGCCACCAAGAACGCCAGCGCCGCCGTCTCTCCTAGCcaggcctcctcctcttccacgtcCTCGGCGCCCTCCTCGCCGGCGCCCACACCCAAGTGGCCCAAGTGCCTGTGGCAGAGCCACCGCGCTGACAGCGCCCGCAAGTCGCTGCCGGGCCTCGTCCTCGCCATCTAA